Proteins from one Sander lucioperca isolate FBNREF2018 chromosome 16, SLUC_FBN_1.2, whole genome shotgun sequence genomic window:
- the LOC116066792 gene encoding ADP-ribosylation factor-like protein 4A, whose amino-acid sequence MGNGLSDHHPIFPCLPSFQALHIVILGLDSAGKTTVLYRLRFNEFVNTVPTKGFNTEKIKVSLGCSQRTASFHFWDVGGQEKLRPLWRSYTRCADGIVFVVDSVDAERIEEAKTELHKITRLAENQGVPVLVVANKQDLRNSLSLAEMESMLALGELSTATPWHLQPACAIIGEGLQDGLEKLHAMVMKRRKMLRQQKKKKR is encoded by the coding sequence ATGGGAAACGGATTATCAGATCATCACCCCATTTTTCCCTGCCTGCCGTCCTTCCAGGCTCTCCACATTGTCATTCTGGGACTGGACTCTGCAGGCAAGACCACTGTACTGTACCGCCTGCGTTTCAATGAGTTTGTGAACACTGTCCCTACTAAGGGGTTTAACACAGAGAAGATTAAGGTGTCACTCGGATGTAGCCAACGGACAGCTTCCTTCCACTTCTGGGACGTAGGTGGTCAGGAGAAGCTTCGCCCTCTGTGGCGCTCGTACACACGCTGTGCTGATGGCATCGTGTTTGTGGTGGACTCAGTGGACGCTGAGCGCATTGAGGAGGCCAAGACAGAGCTGCACAAGATCACACGGCTGGCAGAGAACCAGGGAGTGCCAGTTCTGGTGGTGGCTAACAAACAGGACCTGAGGAACTCACTTAGCCTGGCTGAAATGGAGAGCATGTTGGCTCTTGGCGAGCTCAGCACCGCCACACCCTGGCACCTTCAGCCTGCTTGTGCTATCATCGGTGAGGGACTGCAGGACGGCCTGGAGAAGCTTCACGCCATGGTCATGAAGAGGAGAAAGATGCTGCggcaacagaagaagaagaagaggtga